Proteins co-encoded in one Centroberyx gerrardi isolate f3 chromosome 18, fCenGer3.hap1.cur.20231027, whole genome shotgun sequence genomic window:
- the ora6 gene encoding uncharacterized protein ora6 yields MVSFSPELLGLRIFISVIGIMGNVFLILSIIQTKFSRVKSFELFLLGLAVSNLEEILIVDIYDVVMRQVSSGSRNWTCRSLKFLTALGETTSILFTVLISVFRYQKLRDAHKRVNLPIFLDSLRSAWMVSGICVSLAILLSSPIYVLNLDEHTDNNTTSNGIGCPPDFFLCHKDNCPTVNRLYKYMFLLVCNLLPLVIITVTSCLILTVLLSQRSMITPVLSVSGSGQPGKKSKGPRLQRSTVAVLAAMGLFQVDWTLYLVFHLAFHPSDFHFWSEMEFFISTTYTSSSPYVYGIGNNLFSLKNIIKK; encoded by the coding sequence ATGGTTAGTTTCTCCCCCGAGCTCCTGGGCCTAAGGATCTTCATTTCTGTCATAGGAATCATGGGCAACGTATTTCTCATCCTCTCCATCATTCAGACCAAGTTCTCCCGGGTTAAGTCCTTCGAGTTGTTCCTCCTGGGGCTGGCTGTGTCCAACTTGGAGGAGATCCTCATCGTGGACATCTATGATGTCGTGATGCGGCAGGTGTCCTCCGGCTCCAGAAACTGGACGTGTCGGTCGCTGAAGTTCCTGACCGCGTTGGGCGAAACTACCAGCATCCTCTTCACTGTCCTCATCAGCGTCTTCCGCTACCAGAAGCTGCGAGACGCCCACAAGAGGGTCAACCTTCCCATCTTCCTGGACAGCCTCAGGTCGGCCTGGATGGTGAGCGGGATTTGTGTGAGTCTCGCCATACTCCTCAGCAGCCCCATTTATGTCCTAAACCTGGATGAACATACGGATAATAACACAACAAGCAACGGTATCGGCTGCCCCCCGGACTTCTTTCTGTGCCATAAAGATAACTGTCCGACTGTCAACCGCTTATACAAATACATGTTCCTCCTGGTCTGCAACCTGCTGCCTCTGGTCATCATCACGGTGACCAGCTGCCTCATCCTGACGGTGCTGCTGAGCCAGAGGAGCATGATAACGCCGGTGCTGAGCGTGAGCGGGTCGGGACAGCCCGGCAAGAAGAGCAAGGGTCCGAGGCTGCAGCGGAGCACAGTGGCTGTACTGGCAGCCATGGGCCTGTTCCAGGTGGACTGGACTCTCTACCTGGTCTTCCATCTGGCCTTCCACCCCAGTGACTTTCACTTTTGGTCTGAAATGGAGTTCTTTATCTCTACCACCTATACATCCAGCAGCCCGTATGTGTATGGCATAGGGAATAACTTATTCTCCCTCAAGAACATTATAAAGAAGTAA